One genomic segment of Hevea brasiliensis isolate MT/VB/25A 57/8 chromosome 3, ASM3005281v1, whole genome shotgun sequence includes these proteins:
- the LOC110647184 gene encoding protein EXORDIUM-like 6 produces MRTPLINLPSALHAKTKLLAMASSLPNPFLLLPFSLLLLLPSCLGNSTVAITHHGGPILTGNLNLTFIWYGQFGRVQKNALRAFVDSLNYNAAANLQPQVSQWWKIVEGFQDAAGKPNAPIIVKVVKQITDVDYSVGKVFTRDSVKPLIQKASSDDKDAIPVIFTAKDVSVDGLCKGKCSEHGVLENKPYLLVGNPENECPGACAWPFHKSDSGPVGVTLNPPNGNVGADAMAIAFAEGLVDIVTNPLNTGFFQENNESPIEAGSACHGVFGSGALAGYTGKVRIDPSTGGGFNAHGSRGKKFLLPAIWDPKTHACWTLM; encoded by the coding sequence ATGCGAACACCACTTATAAATTTACCTTCCGCCCTGCACGCCAAAACGAAACTCTTGGCAATGGCGTCTTCTCTCCCAAATCCcttccttcttcttcctttctctttgCTCCTTCTCCTCCCTTCCTGTCTCGGCAACAGCACTGTCGCCATAACCCACCACGGAGGTCCTATCCTTACCGGAAACCTGAACCTAACTTTCATATGGTATGGCCAATTTGGTCGCGTCCAAAAGAACGCCCTTCGAGCCTTTGTTGATTCCTTGAACTACAATGCAGCTGCTAACTTGCAGCCCCAGGTGTCTCAATGGTGGAAGATTGTCGAGGGTTTCCAAGATGCTGCCGGCAAACCTAATGCCCCTATCATTGTGAAAGTTGTCAAGCAAATCACCGATGTCGATTACTCTGTTGGGAAAGTTTTTACTCGCGATTCGGTCAAGCCTCTGATACAGAAGGCTTCCTCGGATGACAAAGATGCCATTCCTGTTATTTTCACTGCTAAGGATGTTAGTGTGGATGGCCTGTGCAAGGGCAAATGTTCAGAACATGGAGTTTTAGAAAACAAACCGTATCTTCTAGTGGGGAACCCAGAAAATGAATGTCCCGGTGCCTGTGCGTGGCCATTCCACAAGTCAGATTCTGGACCGGTAGGGGTAACATTGAACCCACCAAATGGCAATGTGGGTGCAGACGCTATGGCCATTGCATTTGCAGAAGGACTAGTTGATATTGTGACAAACCCATTGAATACAGGGTTTTTCCAAGAAAACAACGAGAGTCCTATTGAAGCAGGTTCAGCTTGCCATGGAGTTTTTGGAAGTGGAGCACTGGCTGGCTACACAGGAAAAGTAAGAATCGATCCAAGTACCGGCGGTGGTTTCAATGCCCATGGATCCAGGGGCAAGAAGTTCTTGCTCCCTGCTATTTGGGATCCTAAAACACATGCATGCTGGACCTTAATGTAG